A genomic region of Sander lucioperca isolate FBNREF2018 chromosome 6, SLUC_FBN_1.2, whole genome shotgun sequence contains the following coding sequences:
- the b4galnt1b gene encoding beta-1,4 N-acetylgalactosaminyltransferase 1 — translation MRSLRKTVLLAILVSVVLVLALLHSWPTRAYTTVDVWQRQGPVVERHLEERLPEPDHRLGNIPFHVRDNVASLLARNGCVCEGESGGVNLPFAQLLFPRVSAHPLHTAFEASELEEMKRRRAKEYKSFQERSQTPTDVLIIAEANNPLQYPTQGVEVRPLRTIIIPGLALHGLPRDHYSINITATLGTLNVAAEVDGMKIKGDGEMHMSLSSSLLPNLNRQLQFVTYTNTLFHPNTADTVQLETEGHQASFSIKIRHGVTPKLYNTGSKGEYNVSALVTIATKTFLRYDKLQDLINSVRRYYPTVTIVIADDSEKPQTILGSYIEHYIMPFGKGWFAGRNLAVSQVTTKYVLWVDDDFIFTANTKLEKLVDVLERTTLDLVGGAVREATGYTATYRQTISIESGEEDGDCLHMRRGFHHVIQGFPNCVVTDGVINFFLARTDKVQQVGFDPRLARVAHLEFFIDGLGSLHVGSCDDVIVNHATKIKLPWVSQSESDKTYAKFRYPPASSDATHTKNGLLFFKNRFQCLTHN, via the exons ATGCGCTCCCTGAGAAAGACGGTGTTGCTCGCCATCCTAGTGTCTGTGGTGCTGGTACTGGCCCTCCTCCATTCGTGGCCCACTCGAGCTTACACCACAGTGGATGTGTGGCAGCGACAGGGGCCAGTAGTAGAGAGGCATCTGGAGGAGAGGCTCCCAGAACCAGACCACCGATTAGGCAACATCCCCTTTCACGTGAGGGACAATGTGGCAAg CTTGTTGGCACGTAACGGATGCGTATGTGAGGGTGAGAGTGGAGGAGTAAACCTGCCCTTCGCCCAACTTCTGTTTCCCCGGGTGTCAGCTCACCCGCTGCACACCGCCTTTGAGGCCTCTGAGCTGGAGGAAATGAAGAGGAGACGGGCCAAAGAGTACAAGAGTTTCCAGGAGAG GTCACAGACACCTACAGATGTTCTCATTATTGCAGAGGCTAACAATCCCTTACAGTATCCAACACAGGGGGTTGAGGTACGACCCCTGAGAACAATCATCATCCCAG GCTTGGCCTTACACGGCCTTCCCAGAGACCACTACTCA ATAAACATCACTGCCACGCTGGGAACGCTAAACGTGGCAGCCGAGGTGGATGGGATGAAAATCAAAGGTGATGGCGAGATGCACATGAGTCTGTCAAGCAGCCTCCTGCCCAACCTAAACCGACAGCTGCAGTTTGTcacctacacaaacacactgttcCACCCCAACACAGCAGACACAG TGCAGTTGGAGACAGAGGGGCATCAAGCCAGCTTCAGTATCAAGATTCGTCACGGTGTAACACCCAAACTGTATAACACAGGATCCAAAGGAG AGTACAACGTCAGTGCCCTCGTAACCATAGCTACGAAGACTTTCCTGCGTTATGATAAGCTTCAAGATCTCATCAACAGCGTGAGAAGATACTATCCAACCGTCACTATAGTAATCGCTGATGACAGCGAAAAGCCCCAAACAATTTTGGGGTCTTACATCGAACATTACATCATGCCTTTTGGAAAG GGTTGGTTTGCCGGACGAAACCTGGCAGTCTCTCAGGTGACCACAAAGTACGTGCTGTGGGTGGATGATGACTTCATCTTCACAGCCAACACCAAGCTGGAAAAACTGGTGGATGTTTTAGAGAGAACCACTCTGGATCTG gtggGTGGTGCGGTACGGGAGGCCACaggttacactgccacctacagacAGACCATCTCCATTGAGTCAGGGGAGGAGGATGGTGACTGTTTACACATGAGGAGAGGATTTCATCACGTCATCCAAGGCTTCCCCAACTGTGTTGTGACTGATGGGGTCATCAACTTCTTCCTAGCTCGCACCGACAAAGTCCAGCAGGTCGGCTTTGACCCGCGCCTTGCAAGGGTAGCTCACCTGG AGTTTTTCATCGATGGCCTGGGTTCTCTCCACGTGGGCTCTTGCGATGACGTCATTGTCAACCATGCAACCAAAATCAAACTTCCCTgggtcagccaatcagagagcgaCAAGACTTACGCCAAGTTTCGTTACCCGCCGGCCTCCTCTGATGCCACTCACACGAAAAACGGCCTCCTGTTCTTCAAGAACCGATTTCAATGTTTGACTCATAATTAG
- the LOC116041658 gene encoding rho guanine nucleotide exchange factor 25-like isoform X1, producing the protein MKTGKVHRRTEELLGYRVDKVSDTSREKLLSDENNQDIQTQFKCARKSSVAAGCKAESYSVAGSTVSITPSVGPVPHQASGSSSPCSHSSSGGSRHPVSALKKWLTNPVRKLSSDARGGAGEVEKQMCRSDRRQPPLLFSHNETQPRPLDPHNNYTILSSGDTVLKDSLLSPATPSPTQPPCQSYLSDLLQGTDTQSQRSSINTLQGEDGCTVTDDSASQWSATVDSEEERNIALEKSIYVLTELIETERLYVEDLGLIVQGYMGTMANQVVPEDLKGKDRIVFGNINQIYDWHKNYLLGELEKCVGDPDRLAQLFIKHERRLHMYVVYCQNKPKSEHIVSEYIETYFEDLRQQLGHRLQLNDLLIKPVQRIMKYQLLLKDFLKYYSKAGRDVEELQGAVEVMCFVPKRCNDMMNVGRLQGFEGKITAQGKLLQQDTFSVSEQESGFPSRAKERRVFLFEQLVIFSEPIDKKKGFSLPGYTFKNSIKVSCLGVEEHSENDLCSLVLTSRGTNGSVTRFIMQASSLEIQQAWFDDVVQILESQRNFLNALQSPIEYQRRESKSNSLGRNMKSPTASASGLRPHSSASMDRRQKPCLLSCNTSLPSLHPPHHSPALKVLSNPCAATPRTALPPLSSPQKLSLCTEVRHACRTANGLQPAQHAGCDFQFPGDHIKRGCTSTKQPGSPEGDRAVK; encoded by the exons GTTTCAGACACCAGCCGGGAGAAACTGTTATCGGATGAAAACAATCAGGACATCCAGACGCAGTTCAAGTGTGCCAGGAAGTCCAGTGTGGCTGCAGGATGCAAAG cAGAGTCATACTCTGTGGCAGGCAGTACCGTCAGTATCACCCCATCAGTAGGCCCTGTGCCCCACCAGGCCTCAGGCAGTTCCAGCCCCTGCTCACACTCCTCGTCTGGAGGATCACGGCACCCTGTCAGTGCCCTCAAGAAATGGCTCACCAATCCCGTCCGCAAGCTGAGCTCTGATGCCAGAGGAGGAGCGGGAGAAGTCGAGAAGCAGATGTGCAGGTCAGACAGGAGGCAGCCGCCATTGCTCTTTTCCCACAATGAAACTCAGCCGAGGCCTCTGGATCCGCACAACAACTACACCATCCTCTCGTCAGGAGACACG GTGTTGAAAGACAGTCTGTTGAGTCCAGCAACTCCTTCTCCTACACAGCCGCCTTGTCAGAGCTACTTATCTGACCTCCTGcaaggcacagacacacag agTCAAAGGTCCAGCATCAACACTCTCCAAGGGGAAGATGGCTGCACTGTGACTGATGACTCAGCCAGCCAGTGGTCTGCTACTGTGGACAGCGAAGAGGAGAGAAACATTGCCTTAGAGAAGAGCAT ATATGTGCTGACAGAGCTGATAGAGACAGAAAGGTTGTATGTGGAAGATCTTGGACTCATAGTGCAG ggctaCATGGGCACCATGGCCAATCAGGTAGTTCCAGAGGACCTAAAAGGGAAGGATAGGATTGTGTTTGGAAACATCAACCAGATCTACGACTGGCATAAGAA TTATTTGCTGGGAGAGCTGGAGAAATGTGTGGGTGATCCTGACCGCCTGGCCCAGCTCTTCATCAAACAT GAACGGCGTCTTCACATGTATGTGGTTTACTGTCAGAACAAACCAAAATCAGAACACATTGTCTCTGAGTACATCGAGACCTACTTTGAG GATCTCAGGCAGCAGTTGGGTCACAGGCTGCAGCTCAATGATCTGCTTATCAAACCTGTTCAGAGGATCATGAAGTATCAACTGCTGCTGAAG GACTTCCTGAAGTACTACAGCAAAGCTGGAAGGGATGTTGAGGAGCTGCAG GGGGCGGTGGAGGTGATGTGTTTTGTGCCAAAACGCTGTAATGATATGATGAATGTGGGCAGGCTCCAAGGTTTTGAG GGGAAAATAACGGCTCAGGGGAAGTTGCTCCAGCAGGATACCTTCTCTGTCAGCGAGCAGGAAAGCGGCTTCCCATCCAGAGCGAAGGAGAGGAGGGTCTTTCTGTTTGAGCAGCTGGTCATCTTTAGTGAGCCAATTGATAAGAAAAAGGGCTTCTCTTTGCCAGGGTACACTTTTAAGAACAGCATCAAG gtcagctgtttgggcgtgGAGGAGCACTCTGAGAATGATCTATGCTCTCTGGTTCTGACCTCCCGCGGGACCAATGGCAGTGTGACGCGCTTCATCATGCAGGCATCATCTCTGGAAATACAGCAAGCTTGGTTTGATGACGTGGTCCAGATTTTGGAGAGTCAGAGGAACTTCCTTAATG CCCTTCAGTCTCCAATAGAGTACCAACGCAGGGAAAGCAAATCAAACAGCCTGGGCAGGAACATGAAGTCTCCAACTGCGTCAGCATCTGGCCTGCGACCTCACTCCTCTGCATCCATGGACCGACGCCAGAAGCCCTGCCTGCTCTCTTGCAACACCTCCCTGCCCTCTCTGCATCCACCACACCACAGCCCGGCCTTGAAAGTG CTTTCTAATCCCTGTGCTGCGACGCCTCGAACAGCTCTCCCTCCACTTTCTTCCCCCCAGAAGCTCAGTTTGTGCACAGAGGTGAGACACGCCTGCCGGACAGCCAATGGCCTGCAGCCAGCACAGCATGCAG gGTGTGACTTCCAGTTTCCAGGAGACCACATTAAACGTGGGTGCACATCGACCAAACAACCTGGATCACCTGAAGGAGACCGAGCAGTAAAATGA
- the LOC116041658 gene encoding rho guanine nucleotide exchange factor 25-like isoform X2 produces the protein MKTGKVHRRTEELLGYRVDKVSDTSREKLLSDENNQDIQTQFKCARKSSVAAGCKAESYSVAGSTVSITPSVGPVPHQASGSSSPCSHSSSGGSRHPVSALKKWLTNPVRKLSSDARGGAGEVEKQMCRSDRRQPPLLFSHNETQPRPLDPHNNYTILSSGDTVLKDSLLSPATPSPTQPPCQSYLSDLLQGTDTQSQRSSINTLQGEDGCTVTDDSASQWSATVDSEEERNIALEKSIYVLTELIETERLYVEDLGLIVQGYMGTMANQVVPEDLKGKDRIVFGNINQIYDWHKNYLLGELEKCVGDPDRLAQLFIKHERRLHMYVVYCQNKPKSEHIVSEYIETYFEDLRQQLGHRLQLNDLLIKPVQRIMKYQLLLKDFLKYYSKAGRDVEELQGAVEVMCFVPKRCNDMMNVGRLQGFEGKITAQGKLLQQDTFSVSEQESGFPSRAKERRVFLFEQLVIFSEPIDKKKGFSLPGYTFKNSIKVSCLGVEEHSENDLCSLVLTSRGTNGSVTRFIMQASSLEIQQAWFDDVVQILESQRNFLNALQSPIEYQRRESKSNSLGRNMKSPTASASGLRPHSSASMDRRQKPCLLSCNTSLPSLHPPHHSPALKVLSNPCAATPRTALPPLSSPQKLSLCTEGVTSSFQETTLNVGAHRPNNLDHLKETEQ, from the exons GTTTCAGACACCAGCCGGGAGAAACTGTTATCGGATGAAAACAATCAGGACATCCAGACGCAGTTCAAGTGTGCCAGGAAGTCCAGTGTGGCTGCAGGATGCAAAG cAGAGTCATACTCTGTGGCAGGCAGTACCGTCAGTATCACCCCATCAGTAGGCCCTGTGCCCCACCAGGCCTCAGGCAGTTCCAGCCCCTGCTCACACTCCTCGTCTGGAGGATCACGGCACCCTGTCAGTGCCCTCAAGAAATGGCTCACCAATCCCGTCCGCAAGCTGAGCTCTGATGCCAGAGGAGGAGCGGGAGAAGTCGAGAAGCAGATGTGCAGGTCAGACAGGAGGCAGCCGCCATTGCTCTTTTCCCACAATGAAACTCAGCCGAGGCCTCTGGATCCGCACAACAACTACACCATCCTCTCGTCAGGAGACACG GTGTTGAAAGACAGTCTGTTGAGTCCAGCAACTCCTTCTCCTACACAGCCGCCTTGTCAGAGCTACTTATCTGACCTCCTGcaaggcacagacacacag agTCAAAGGTCCAGCATCAACACTCTCCAAGGGGAAGATGGCTGCACTGTGACTGATGACTCAGCCAGCCAGTGGTCTGCTACTGTGGACAGCGAAGAGGAGAGAAACATTGCCTTAGAGAAGAGCAT ATATGTGCTGACAGAGCTGATAGAGACAGAAAGGTTGTATGTGGAAGATCTTGGACTCATAGTGCAG ggctaCATGGGCACCATGGCCAATCAGGTAGTTCCAGAGGACCTAAAAGGGAAGGATAGGATTGTGTTTGGAAACATCAACCAGATCTACGACTGGCATAAGAA TTATTTGCTGGGAGAGCTGGAGAAATGTGTGGGTGATCCTGACCGCCTGGCCCAGCTCTTCATCAAACAT GAACGGCGTCTTCACATGTATGTGGTTTACTGTCAGAACAAACCAAAATCAGAACACATTGTCTCTGAGTACATCGAGACCTACTTTGAG GATCTCAGGCAGCAGTTGGGTCACAGGCTGCAGCTCAATGATCTGCTTATCAAACCTGTTCAGAGGATCATGAAGTATCAACTGCTGCTGAAG GACTTCCTGAAGTACTACAGCAAAGCTGGAAGGGATGTTGAGGAGCTGCAG GGGGCGGTGGAGGTGATGTGTTTTGTGCCAAAACGCTGTAATGATATGATGAATGTGGGCAGGCTCCAAGGTTTTGAG GGGAAAATAACGGCTCAGGGGAAGTTGCTCCAGCAGGATACCTTCTCTGTCAGCGAGCAGGAAAGCGGCTTCCCATCCAGAGCGAAGGAGAGGAGGGTCTTTCTGTTTGAGCAGCTGGTCATCTTTAGTGAGCCAATTGATAAGAAAAAGGGCTTCTCTTTGCCAGGGTACACTTTTAAGAACAGCATCAAG gtcagctgtttgggcgtgGAGGAGCACTCTGAGAATGATCTATGCTCTCTGGTTCTGACCTCCCGCGGGACCAATGGCAGTGTGACGCGCTTCATCATGCAGGCATCATCTCTGGAAATACAGCAAGCTTGGTTTGATGACGTGGTCCAGATTTTGGAGAGTCAGAGGAACTTCCTTAATG CCCTTCAGTCTCCAATAGAGTACCAACGCAGGGAAAGCAAATCAAACAGCCTGGGCAGGAACATGAAGTCTCCAACTGCGTCAGCATCTGGCCTGCGACCTCACTCCTCTGCATCCATGGACCGACGCCAGAAGCCCTGCCTGCTCTCTTGCAACACCTCCCTGCCCTCTCTGCATCCACCACACCACAGCCCGGCCTTGAAAGTG CTTTCTAATCCCTGTGCTGCGACGCCTCGAACAGCTCTCCCTCCACTTTCTTCCCCCCAGAAGCTCAGTTTGTGCACAGAG gGTGTGACTTCCAGTTTCCAGGAGACCACATTAAACGTGGGTGCACATCGACCAAACAACCTGGATCACCTGAAGGAGACCGAGCAGTAA